One genomic region from Populus nigra chromosome 8, ddPopNigr1.1, whole genome shotgun sequence encodes:
- the LOC133701485 gene encoding uncharacterized protein LOC133701485 isoform X2: MQNHASQEKETKNQRNPETMRFRRGDVVWARVIYPQTWYPGLVSTSDTLGISVSFFNIIKPRYVVESEVRSFKENFGSLVKTIKCSIGQVLLDHVLKLIARRAVSSLKCPCQYPLLESENERRQIRSEDVGFLFCANSVVGLVRGLGVCPFVEDSDFVCAVSLVSQVQMFRRFMVTRQKLLLNEEAIKKKHNEDDCVCLSASGNATQSVTQKSVTSELEVESFCEDQRSEVLAQTKQTKPQPLTEMPVNLHCLASNAFFMRRECLNTVKQSCLRFGNLSYQSTSNLELRKFFCRSIGVQFSYPECIRSQPSFEVDGKAGGDAHLQSRTRFETGAEIQDRHSMHLVQNMPHVYLAKDASYCSNILELSMFQESKDNVDALNDNGTCLPDAEMQEPGGITSILKDCEALKPVEYDAVEKIAEGILSEDKMDDCKLVLKLSTTEPVINCLVETSDLSFKPQVAQQSVLNAFANSKTYSDNDKTMNANAATSNCLPYEPNTDQIQMKPTNSDDAISFGTRRRMSITQSFGDSLMNNKECYLPCTFDPLVKPLLTERLAIGNFSSSIIYSENDKIGNARAATSNCFPCKLNIDQSQLEHGVNDDATSVETSLGASMISPFEGSSIDDKGHCRPGTSDLSFKPQMAQQSAVGAFDNIKTRSGNEKIGNCLSSELNTHKVLIQPCNSDNATSVETSRRVSMISSSEGSSMKNERNIPGTSDQPFKSKVSQQPAESTFTYSNSLHMKFPKDFNLPSKMDLIRKFSRFGRVDPLKTKVFQLMGSAQVVFFEELDAVAAYQYAKRKNNLYGVATVLYWLDRSGQKRRGPNFLSPSSSSNLKSSLKKSGRRGKEDNKRTRKVRFTIET; the protein is encoded by the exons ATGCAAAATCATGCTTCACaggaaaaagaaaccaaaaatcaaagaaacCCAGAAACAATGAGGTTTCGAAGAGGAGATGTAGTGTGGGCAAGAGTGATATACCCGCAAACATGGTACCCAGGTCTGGTTTCAACAAGCGACACTCTTGGCATCTCCGTTTCTTTCTTTAACATCATCAAACCTCGTTACGTTGTGGAATCCGAGGTACGTTCTTTCAAAGAAAACTTTGGGTCATTAGTTAAGACAATAAAATGTAGTATTGGTCAGGTACTTCTTGATCATGTGTTGAAATTGATTGCGCGACGTGCCGTTTCGAGCTTGAAATGCCCCTGTCAGTATCCATTACTCGAATCTGAGAATGAAAGAAGACAGATCAGAAGTGAAGATGTGGGTTTCTTGTTTTGCGCGAATTCGGTGGTGGGTTTGGTTCGCGGACTGGGGGTTTGTCCATTCGTGGAAGATTCAGATTTTGTGTGTGCGGTCAGTTTGGTTTCTCAGGTTCAAATGTTTCGTCGATTTATGGTGACCCGTCAGAAGTTGTTATTGAATGAAGAGGCAATTAAGAAAAAGCATAATGAGGATGATTGTGTTTGTTTATCAGCTTCAG GTAATGCAACGCAATCAGTGACACAAAAATCAGTCACTTCAGAACTTGAAGTTGAAAGCTTTTGTGAGGATCAACGTAGTGAAGTGTTGGCTCAAACTAAGCAAACCAAGCCACAACCACTCACTGAGATGCCGGTAAACTTGCATTGCCTTGCTTCAAATGCATTCTTTATGAGGAGAGAATGCTTGAATACTGTGAAGCAGAGTTGCTTAAGATTTGGAAATTTGTCATACCAAAGCACTTCTAATCTTGAATTGAGAAAATTCTTTTGTAGAAGTATTGGCGTTCAATTTTCTTATCCAGAGTGCATCAGGAGCCAGCCAAGTTTTGAGGTTGATGGAAAAGCTG GAGGGGATGCTCATTTACAAAGTAGAACCAGATTTGAGACAGGAGCAGAGATCCAAGACCGCCATTCCATGCACTTGGTCCAGAACATGCCTCACGTCTACCTTGCAAAAGATGCATCTTACTGTAGCAATATTCTGGAGCTCAGCATGTTTCAGGAGAGCAAAGATAATGTTGATGCCCTTAATGATAATGGGACTTGCTTGCCTGATGCTGAAATGCAGGAACCAGGAGGAATCACCAGTATCCTGAAAGATTGTGAGGCCTTAAAACCTGTTGAGTATGATGCTGTTGAGAAGATAGCTGAAGGAATTCTGAGTGAGGATAAGATGGATGATTGTAAACTAGTTCTGAAACTTTCTACCACCGAGCCAGTGATTAATTGTCTTGTGGAAACTTCTGATCTATCATTCAAGCCTCAGGTGGCTCAACAATCAGTGCTCAATGCCTTTGCCAATTCCAAAACTTATTCAGACAATGACAAGACTATGAATGCAAATGCAGCAACCAGCAATTGCTTGCCATATGAACCGAATACTGATCAAATCCAGATGAAGCCTACCAACAGTGATGATGCCATATCTTTTGGAACCCGCAGAAGAATGAGCATTACGCAATCTTTTGGAGATAGTTTAATGAATAACAAGGAGTGCTATCTACCATGTACTTTTGATCCATTAGTCAAGCCACTACTGACCGAACGATTGGCCATTGGCAACTTTTCCAGTTCCATAATTTATTCTGAAAATGACAAGATTGGCAATGCAAGAGCAGCAACCAGCAATTGCTTTCCATGCAAACTGAATATTGATCAATCCCAGTTAGAGCATGGCGTTAATGATGATGCAACATCTGTCGAAACCAGCTTAGGAGCGAGCATGATTTCACCTTTTGAAGGCAGTTCTATTGATGATAAGGGCCACTGTCGACCTGGCACTTCTGACCTGTCATTCAAACCTCAAATGGCTCAACAATCAGCGGTTGGTGCGTTCGACAATATTAAAACTCGTTCTGGAAATGAAAAGATTGGAAATTGTTTGTCATCTGAACTGAACACTCACAAAGTCTTGATTCAGCCTTGCAACAGTGATAATGCCACATCTGTTGAGACCAGCAGAAGAGTGAGCATGATTTCATCTTCTGAAGGCAGTTCTATGAAAAATGAGCGCAATATACCAGGTACTTCTGATCAACCATTCAAGTCAAAAGTATCTCAACAACCTGCTGAGAGCACATTCACCTATTCTAATTCTCTGCACATGAAGTTTCCCAAAGATTTTAATCTTCCTTCTAAAATGGATTTGATAAGAAAATTTAGTAGATTTGGTAGAGTGGATCCTTTGAAAACCAAAGTCTTTCAACTTATGGGCTCTGCCCAGGTGGTGTTCTTTGAGGAGCTTGATGCGGTCGCTGCGTATCAGTATGCAAAGAGGAAGAACAATTTATATGGAGTAGCAACGGTTCTGTATTGGCTTGACCGATCAGGGCAAAAGAGAAG
- the LOC133701485 gene encoding uncharacterized protein LOC133701485 isoform X3 → MQNHASQEKETKNQRNPETMRFRRGDVVWARVIYPQTWYPGLVSTSDTLGISVSFFNIIKPRYVVESEVRSFKENFGSLVKTIKCSIGQVLLDHVLKLIARRAVSSLKCPCQYPLLESENERRQIRSEDVGFLFCANSVVGLVRGLGVCPFVEDSDFVCAVSLVSQVQMFRRFMVTRQKLLLNEEAIKKKHNEDDCVCLSASGNATQSVTQKSVTSELEVESFCEDQRSEVLAQTKQTKPQPLTEMPVNLHCLASNAFFMRRECLNTVKQSCLRFGNLSYQSTSNLELRKFFCRSIGVQFSYPECIRSQPSFEVDGKAGRGNFGPPAPYIANPINFTGVKRQNYQSAGSGFSFKLRKSTPRFPICKADAYHQKRKSEHRVHISDNLIPGPAFLDSICNTQPLLSSTGGDAHLQSRTRFETGAEIQDRHSMHLVQNMPHVYLAKDASYCSNILELSMFQESKDNVDALNDNGTCLPDAEMQEPGGITSILKDCEALKPVEYDAVEKIAEGILSEDKMDDCKLVLKLSTTEPVINCLVETSDLSFKPQVAQQSVLNAFANSKTYSDNDKTMNANAATSNCLPYEPNTDQIQMKPTNSDDAISFGTRRRMSITQSFGDSLMNNKECYLPCTFDPLVKPLLTERLAIGNFSSSIIYSENDKIGNARAATSNCFPCKLNIDQSQLEHGVNDDATSVETSLGASMISPFEGSSIDDKGHCRPGTSDLSFKPQMAQQSAVGAFDNIKTRSGNEKIGNCLSSELNTHKVLIQPCNSDNATSVETSRRVSMISSSEGSSMKNERNIPGGVL, encoded by the exons ATGCAAAATCATGCTTCACaggaaaaagaaaccaaaaatcaaagaaacCCAGAAACAATGAGGTTTCGAAGAGGAGATGTAGTGTGGGCAAGAGTGATATACCCGCAAACATGGTACCCAGGTCTGGTTTCAACAAGCGACACTCTTGGCATCTCCGTTTCTTTCTTTAACATCATCAAACCTCGTTACGTTGTGGAATCCGAGGTACGTTCTTTCAAAGAAAACTTTGGGTCATTAGTTAAGACAATAAAATGTAGTATTGGTCAGGTACTTCTTGATCATGTGTTGAAATTGATTGCGCGACGTGCCGTTTCGAGCTTGAAATGCCCCTGTCAGTATCCATTACTCGAATCTGAGAATGAAAGAAGACAGATCAGAAGTGAAGATGTGGGTTTCTTGTTTTGCGCGAATTCGGTGGTGGGTTTGGTTCGCGGACTGGGGGTTTGTCCATTCGTGGAAGATTCAGATTTTGTGTGTGCGGTCAGTTTGGTTTCTCAGGTTCAAATGTTTCGTCGATTTATGGTGACCCGTCAGAAGTTGTTATTGAATGAAGAGGCAATTAAGAAAAAGCATAATGAGGATGATTGTGTTTGTTTATCAGCTTCAG GTAATGCAACGCAATCAGTGACACAAAAATCAGTCACTTCAGAACTTGAAGTTGAAAGCTTTTGTGAGGATCAACGTAGTGAAGTGTTGGCTCAAACTAAGCAAACCAAGCCACAACCACTCACTGAGATGCCGGTAAACTTGCATTGCCTTGCTTCAAATGCATTCTTTATGAGGAGAGAATGCTTGAATACTGTGAAGCAGAGTTGCTTAAGATTTGGAAATTTGTCATACCAAAGCACTTCTAATCTTGAATTGAGAAAATTCTTTTGTAGAAGTATTGGCGTTCAATTTTCTTATCCAGAGTGCATCAGGAGCCAGCCAAGTTTTGAGGTTGATGGAAAAGCTGGTAGGGGAAATTTTGGCCCCCCTGCACCTTACATTGCAAACCCTATCAACTTCACTGGGGTAAAAAGACAGAATTATCAGTCTGCTGGTTCTGGTTTTTCTTTCAAGTTGCGGAAGTCTACACCTCGCTTCCCAATTTGTAAAGCTGATGCTTATcatcagaaaagaaaatcagAGCACAGAGTTCATATATCTGATAATTTAATCCCTGGCCCAGCTTTCTTGGATTCTATTTGCAACACTCAACCACTTTTGTCTTCTACAGGAGGGGATGCTCATTTACAAAGTAGAACCAGATTTGAGACAGGAGCAGAGATCCAAGACCGCCATTCCATGCACTTGGTCCAGAACATGCCTCACGTCTACCTTGCAAAAGATGCATCTTACTGTAGCAATATTCTGGAGCTCAGCATGTTTCAGGAGAGCAAAGATAATGTTGATGCCCTTAATGATAATGGGACTTGCTTGCCTGATGCTGAAATGCAGGAACCAGGAGGAATCACCAGTATCCTGAAAGATTGTGAGGCCTTAAAACCTGTTGAGTATGATGCTGTTGAGAAGATAGCTGAAGGAATTCTGAGTGAGGATAAGATGGATGATTGTAAACTAGTTCTGAAACTTTCTACCACCGAGCCAGTGATTAATTGTCTTGTGGAAACTTCTGATCTATCATTCAAGCCTCAGGTGGCTCAACAATCAGTGCTCAATGCCTTTGCCAATTCCAAAACTTATTCAGACAATGACAAGACTATGAATGCAAATGCAGCAACCAGCAATTGCTTGCCATATGAACCGAATACTGATCAAATCCAGATGAAGCCTACCAACAGTGATGATGCCATATCTTTTGGAACCCGCAGAAGAATGAGCATTACGCAATCTTTTGGAGATAGTTTAATGAATAACAAGGAGTGCTATCTACCATGTACTTTTGATCCATTAGTCAAGCCACTACTGACCGAACGATTGGCCATTGGCAACTTTTCCAGTTCCATAATTTATTCTGAAAATGACAAGATTGGCAATGCAAGAGCAGCAACCAGCAATTGCTTTCCATGCAAACTGAATATTGATCAATCCCAGTTAGAGCATGGCGTTAATGATGATGCAACATCTGTCGAAACCAGCTTAGGAGCGAGCATGATTTCACCTTTTGAAGGCAGTTCTATTGATGATAAGGGCCACTGTCGACCTGGCACTTCTGACCTGTCATTCAAACCTCAAATGGCTCAACAATCAGCGGTTGGTGCGTTCGACAATATTAAAACTCGTTCTGGAAATGAAAAGATTGGAAATTGTTTGTCATCTGAACTGAACACTCACAAAGTCTTGATTCAGCCTTGCAACAGTGATAATGCCACATCTGTTGAGACCAGCAGAAGAGTGAGCATGATTTCATCTTCTGAAGGCAGTTCTATGAAAAATGAGCGCAATATACCAG GTGGTGTTCTTTGA
- the LOC133701485 gene encoding uncharacterized protein LOC133701485 isoform X4: MFRRFMVTRQKLLLNEEAIKKKHNEDDCVCLSASGNATQSVTQKSVTSELEVESFCEDQRSEVLAQTKQTKPQPLTEMPVNLHCLASNAFFMRRECLNTVKQSCLRFGNLSYQSTSNLELRKFFCRSIGVQFSYPECIRSQPSFEVDGKAGRGNFGPPAPYIANPINFTGVKRQNYQSAGSGFSFKLRKSTPRFPICKADAYHQKRKSEHRVHISDNLIPGPAFLDSICNTQPLLSSTGGDAHLQSRTRFETGAEIQDRHSMHLVQNMPHVYLAKDASYCSNILELSMFQESKDNVDALNDNGTCLPDAEMQEPGGITSILKDCEALKPVEYDAVEKIAEGILSEDKMDDCKLVLKLSTTEPVINCLVETSDLSFKPQVAQQSVLNAFANSKTYSDNDKTMNANAATSNCLPYEPNTDQIQMKPTNSDDAISFGTRRRMSITQSFGDSLMNNKECYLPCTFDPLVKPLLTERLAIGNFSSSIIYSENDKIGNARAATSNCFPCKLNIDQSQLEHGVNDDATSVETSLGASMISPFEGSSIDDKGHCRPGTSDLSFKPQMAQQSAVGAFDNIKTRSGNEKIGNCLSSELNTHKVLIQPCNSDNATSVETSRRVSMISSSEGSSMKNERNIPGTSDQPFKSKVSQQPAESTFTYSNSLHMKFPKDFNLPSKMDLIRKFSRFGRVDPLKTKVFQLMGSAQVVFFEELDAVAAYQYAKRKNNLYGVATVLYWLDRSGQKRRGPNFLSPSSSSNLKSSLKKSGRRGKEDNKRTRKVRFTIET, encoded by the exons ATGTTTCGTCGATTTATGGTGACCCGTCAGAAGTTGTTATTGAATGAAGAGGCAATTAAGAAAAAGCATAATGAGGATGATTGTGTTTGTTTATCAGCTTCAG GTAATGCAACGCAATCAGTGACACAAAAATCAGTCACTTCAGAACTTGAAGTTGAAAGCTTTTGTGAGGATCAACGTAGTGAAGTGTTGGCTCAAACTAAGCAAACCAAGCCACAACCACTCACTGAGATGCCGGTAAACTTGCATTGCCTTGCTTCAAATGCATTCTTTATGAGGAGAGAATGCTTGAATACTGTGAAGCAGAGTTGCTTAAGATTTGGAAATTTGTCATACCAAAGCACTTCTAATCTTGAATTGAGAAAATTCTTTTGTAGAAGTATTGGCGTTCAATTTTCTTATCCAGAGTGCATCAGGAGCCAGCCAAGTTTTGAGGTTGATGGAAAAGCTGGTAGGGGAAATTTTGGCCCCCCTGCACCTTACATTGCAAACCCTATCAACTTCACTGGGGTAAAAAGACAGAATTATCAGTCTGCTGGTTCTGGTTTTTCTTTCAAGTTGCGGAAGTCTACACCTCGCTTCCCAATTTGTAAAGCTGATGCTTATcatcagaaaagaaaatcagAGCACAGAGTTCATATATCTGATAATTTAATCCCTGGCCCAGCTTTCTTGGATTCTATTTGCAACACTCAACCACTTTTGTCTTCTACAGGAGGGGATGCTCATTTACAAAGTAGAACCAGATTTGAGACAGGAGCAGAGATCCAAGACCGCCATTCCATGCACTTGGTCCAGAACATGCCTCACGTCTACCTTGCAAAAGATGCATCTTACTGTAGCAATATTCTGGAGCTCAGCATGTTTCAGGAGAGCAAAGATAATGTTGATGCCCTTAATGATAATGGGACTTGCTTGCCTGATGCTGAAATGCAGGAACCAGGAGGAATCACCAGTATCCTGAAAGATTGTGAGGCCTTAAAACCTGTTGAGTATGATGCTGTTGAGAAGATAGCTGAAGGAATTCTGAGTGAGGATAAGATGGATGATTGTAAACTAGTTCTGAAACTTTCTACCACCGAGCCAGTGATTAATTGTCTTGTGGAAACTTCTGATCTATCATTCAAGCCTCAGGTGGCTCAACAATCAGTGCTCAATGCCTTTGCCAATTCCAAAACTTATTCAGACAATGACAAGACTATGAATGCAAATGCAGCAACCAGCAATTGCTTGCCATATGAACCGAATACTGATCAAATCCAGATGAAGCCTACCAACAGTGATGATGCCATATCTTTTGGAACCCGCAGAAGAATGAGCATTACGCAATCTTTTGGAGATAGTTTAATGAATAACAAGGAGTGCTATCTACCATGTACTTTTGATCCATTAGTCAAGCCACTACTGACCGAACGATTGGCCATTGGCAACTTTTCCAGTTCCATAATTTATTCTGAAAATGACAAGATTGGCAATGCAAGAGCAGCAACCAGCAATTGCTTTCCATGCAAACTGAATATTGATCAATCCCAGTTAGAGCATGGCGTTAATGATGATGCAACATCTGTCGAAACCAGCTTAGGAGCGAGCATGATTTCACCTTTTGAAGGCAGTTCTATTGATGATAAGGGCCACTGTCGACCTGGCACTTCTGACCTGTCATTCAAACCTCAAATGGCTCAACAATCAGCGGTTGGTGCGTTCGACAATATTAAAACTCGTTCTGGAAATGAAAAGATTGGAAATTGTTTGTCATCTGAACTGAACACTCACAAAGTCTTGATTCAGCCTTGCAACAGTGATAATGCCACATCTGTTGAGACCAGCAGAAGAGTGAGCATGATTTCATCTTCTGAAGGCAGTTCTATGAAAAATGAGCGCAATATACCAGGTACTTCTGATCAACCATTCAAGTCAAAAGTATCTCAACAACCTGCTGAGAGCACATTCACCTATTCTAATTCTCTGCACATGAAGTTTCCCAAAGATTTTAATCTTCCTTCTAAAATGGATTTGATAAGAAAATTTAGTAGATTTGGTAGAGTGGATCCTTTGAAAACCAAAGTCTTTCAACTTATGGGCTCTGCCCAGGTGGTGTTCTTTGAGGAGCTTGATGCGGTCGCTGCGTATCAGTATGCAAAGAGGAAGAACAATTTATATGGAGTAGCAACGGTTCTGTATTGGCTTGACCGATCAGGGCAAAAGAGAAG
- the LOC133701485 gene encoding uncharacterized protein LOC133701485 isoform X1 → MQNHASQEKETKNQRNPETMRFRRGDVVWARVIYPQTWYPGLVSTSDTLGISVSFFNIIKPRYVVESEVRSFKENFGSLVKTIKCSIGQVLLDHVLKLIARRAVSSLKCPCQYPLLESENERRQIRSEDVGFLFCANSVVGLVRGLGVCPFVEDSDFVCAVSLVSQVQMFRRFMVTRQKLLLNEEAIKKKHNEDDCVCLSASGNATQSVTQKSVTSELEVESFCEDQRSEVLAQTKQTKPQPLTEMPVNLHCLASNAFFMRRECLNTVKQSCLRFGNLSYQSTSNLELRKFFCRSIGVQFSYPECIRSQPSFEVDGKAGRGNFGPPAPYIANPINFTGVKRQNYQSAGSGFSFKLRKSTPRFPICKADAYHQKRKSEHRVHISDNLIPGPAFLDSICNTQPLLSSTGGDAHLQSRTRFETGAEIQDRHSMHLVQNMPHVYLAKDASYCSNILELSMFQESKDNVDALNDNGTCLPDAEMQEPGGITSILKDCEALKPVEYDAVEKIAEGILSEDKMDDCKLVLKLSTTEPVINCLVETSDLSFKPQVAQQSVLNAFANSKTYSDNDKTMNANAATSNCLPYEPNTDQIQMKPTNSDDAISFGTRRRMSITQSFGDSLMNNKECYLPCTFDPLVKPLLTERLAIGNFSSSIIYSENDKIGNARAATSNCFPCKLNIDQSQLEHGVNDDATSVETSLGASMISPFEGSSIDDKGHCRPGTSDLSFKPQMAQQSAVGAFDNIKTRSGNEKIGNCLSSELNTHKVLIQPCNSDNATSVETSRRVSMISSSEGSSMKNERNIPGTSDQPFKSKVSQQPAESTFTYSNSLHMKFPKDFNLPSKMDLIRKFSRFGRVDPLKTKVFQLMGSAQVVFFEELDAVAAYQYAKRKNNLYGVATVLYWLDRSGQKRRGPNFLSPSSSSNLKSSLKKSGRRGKEDNKRTRKVRFTIET, encoded by the exons ATGCAAAATCATGCTTCACaggaaaaagaaaccaaaaatcaaagaaacCCAGAAACAATGAGGTTTCGAAGAGGAGATGTAGTGTGGGCAAGAGTGATATACCCGCAAACATGGTACCCAGGTCTGGTTTCAACAAGCGACACTCTTGGCATCTCCGTTTCTTTCTTTAACATCATCAAACCTCGTTACGTTGTGGAATCCGAGGTACGTTCTTTCAAAGAAAACTTTGGGTCATTAGTTAAGACAATAAAATGTAGTATTGGTCAGGTACTTCTTGATCATGTGTTGAAATTGATTGCGCGACGTGCCGTTTCGAGCTTGAAATGCCCCTGTCAGTATCCATTACTCGAATCTGAGAATGAAAGAAGACAGATCAGAAGTGAAGATGTGGGTTTCTTGTTTTGCGCGAATTCGGTGGTGGGTTTGGTTCGCGGACTGGGGGTTTGTCCATTCGTGGAAGATTCAGATTTTGTGTGTGCGGTCAGTTTGGTTTCTCAGGTTCAAATGTTTCGTCGATTTATGGTGACCCGTCAGAAGTTGTTATTGAATGAAGAGGCAATTAAGAAAAAGCATAATGAGGATGATTGTGTTTGTTTATCAGCTTCAG GTAATGCAACGCAATCAGTGACACAAAAATCAGTCACTTCAGAACTTGAAGTTGAAAGCTTTTGTGAGGATCAACGTAGTGAAGTGTTGGCTCAAACTAAGCAAACCAAGCCACAACCACTCACTGAGATGCCGGTAAACTTGCATTGCCTTGCTTCAAATGCATTCTTTATGAGGAGAGAATGCTTGAATACTGTGAAGCAGAGTTGCTTAAGATTTGGAAATTTGTCATACCAAAGCACTTCTAATCTTGAATTGAGAAAATTCTTTTGTAGAAGTATTGGCGTTCAATTTTCTTATCCAGAGTGCATCAGGAGCCAGCCAAGTTTTGAGGTTGATGGAAAAGCTGGTAGGGGAAATTTTGGCCCCCCTGCACCTTACATTGCAAACCCTATCAACTTCACTGGGGTAAAAAGACAGAATTATCAGTCTGCTGGTTCTGGTTTTTCTTTCAAGTTGCGGAAGTCTACACCTCGCTTCCCAATTTGTAAAGCTGATGCTTATcatcagaaaagaaaatcagAGCACAGAGTTCATATATCTGATAATTTAATCCCTGGCCCAGCTTTCTTGGATTCTATTTGCAACACTCAACCACTTTTGTCTTCTACAGGAGGGGATGCTCATTTACAAAGTAGAACCAGATTTGAGACAGGAGCAGAGATCCAAGACCGCCATTCCATGCACTTGGTCCAGAACATGCCTCACGTCTACCTTGCAAAAGATGCATCTTACTGTAGCAATATTCTGGAGCTCAGCATGTTTCAGGAGAGCAAAGATAATGTTGATGCCCTTAATGATAATGGGACTTGCTTGCCTGATGCTGAAATGCAGGAACCAGGAGGAATCACCAGTATCCTGAAAGATTGTGAGGCCTTAAAACCTGTTGAGTATGATGCTGTTGAGAAGATAGCTGAAGGAATTCTGAGTGAGGATAAGATGGATGATTGTAAACTAGTTCTGAAACTTTCTACCACCGAGCCAGTGATTAATTGTCTTGTGGAAACTTCTGATCTATCATTCAAGCCTCAGGTGGCTCAACAATCAGTGCTCAATGCCTTTGCCAATTCCAAAACTTATTCAGACAATGACAAGACTATGAATGCAAATGCAGCAACCAGCAATTGCTTGCCATATGAACCGAATACTGATCAAATCCAGATGAAGCCTACCAACAGTGATGATGCCATATCTTTTGGAACCCGCAGAAGAATGAGCATTACGCAATCTTTTGGAGATAGTTTAATGAATAACAAGGAGTGCTATCTACCATGTACTTTTGATCCATTAGTCAAGCCACTACTGACCGAACGATTGGCCATTGGCAACTTTTCCAGTTCCATAATTTATTCTGAAAATGACAAGATTGGCAATGCAAGAGCAGCAACCAGCAATTGCTTTCCATGCAAACTGAATATTGATCAATCCCAGTTAGAGCATGGCGTTAATGATGATGCAACATCTGTCGAAACCAGCTTAGGAGCGAGCATGATTTCACCTTTTGAAGGCAGTTCTATTGATGATAAGGGCCACTGTCGACCTGGCACTTCTGACCTGTCATTCAAACCTCAAATGGCTCAACAATCAGCGGTTGGTGCGTTCGACAATATTAAAACTCGTTCTGGAAATGAAAAGATTGGAAATTGTTTGTCATCTGAACTGAACACTCACAAAGTCTTGATTCAGCCTTGCAACAGTGATAATGCCACATCTGTTGAGACCAGCAGAAGAGTGAGCATGATTTCATCTTCTGAAGGCAGTTCTATGAAAAATGAGCGCAATATACCAGGTACTTCTGATCAACCATTCAAGTCAAAAGTATCTCAACAACCTGCTGAGAGCACATTCACCTATTCTAATTCTCTGCACATGAAGTTTCCCAAAGATTTTAATCTTCCTTCTAAAATGGATTTGATAAGAAAATTTAGTAGATTTGGTAGAGTGGATCCTTTGAAAACCAAAGTCTTTCAACTTATGGGCTCTGCCCAGGTGGTGTTCTTTGAGGAGCTTGATGCGGTCGCTGCGTATCAGTATGCAAAGAGGAAGAACAATTTATATGGAGTAGCAACGGTTCTGTATTGGCTTGACCGATCAGGGCAAAAGAGAAG